In the Helicoverpa armigera isolate CAAS_96S chromosome 28, ASM3070526v1, whole genome shotgun sequence genome, one interval contains:
- the LOC110378282 gene encoding 3-oxoacyl-[acyl-carrier-protein] reductase FabG: protein MDFTGKVVIVTGASSGIGAATAKLFAQHGATLAIVGRNEARLHSVGNLCEAAKGIPPLCLLYDLTVDQNCEELVEKTLQAFKQIDVLVNCAGKISVTSLFDTTMENFDDLVAINLRAPYKMTQLCTPHLRKTKGNIVNVFGAPTAVKPGFMHFGMCKDAMQRFTKAGALELVVEGIRMNAVRPGLTRTNILGNLNVQETDMDQAYEKLAKTVPSNVIIEPEEVARMILFAASDIAPNMTGANLVVDGAASGNI, encoded by the coding sequence ATGGATTTTACCGGTAAAGTCGTTATCGTCACCGGTGCGAGTTCCGGCATTGGCGCGGCCACCGCCAAGCTGTTTGCACAACATGGAGCTACACTCGCGATCGTAGGCAGAAACGAGGCGAGATTACACAGCGTTGGAAACCTGTGTGAAGCTGCCAAAGGAATACCGCCCTTATGTCTCCTCTACGACCTGACTGTCGACCAGAACTGTGAAGAACTCGTCGAAAAGACCCTGCAAGCGTTCAAACAGATCGATGTACTTGTCAACTGCGCTGGGAAAATAAGCGTTACTTCACTGTTTGATACTACAATGGAGAATTTTGATGATCTGGTTGCTATAAATCTTCGGGCACCTTACAAAATGACTCAACTGTGTACGCCACATTTAAGGAAGACTAAAGGGAATATTGTCAATGTCTTCGGAGCTCCTACGGCAGTCAAACCTGGATTCATGCACTTCGGCATGTGTAAAGATGCCATGCAGAGGTTCACGAAAGCAGGTGCTTTGGAGTTAGTCGTCGAGGGCATAAGAATGAATGCAGTGCGTCCAGGGTTGACAAGAACTAATATTTTGGGCAACTTAAACGTCCAGGAAACTGATATGGATCAAGCTTATGAGAAACTTGCCAAGACTGTGCCTAGCAATGTGATCATTGAGCCTGAAGAGGTAGCTAGAATGATTCTGTTTGCTGCAAGTGATATTGCCCCAAACATGACCGGTGCTAATTTAGTAGTCGATGGAGCTGCATCGGGCAACATTTAG
- the LOC135119035 gene encoding uncharacterized oxidoreductase SSP0419-like, translating to MDQIDLSGKVAIITGASSGIGAETAFVFARFGAKLALVGRDEVRLLETVTKCLAINDVVPLWIPLDLAHEGVCETVVQRTIETYGRLDVLVNCAGKVAISYLSDKSMKVFDDLMNVNFRVPYHLSQLSLPHLIKTKGNIINIGSSMSKRTQKGMLGYTVAKAALQMFSRQAAFELAPLGVRINSISPGPTNTNIVANLIVHNPQLMDEINSVVKESSSYGKYLDPKEIALLICLTASDVFPSLNGSDILFDGAASMA from the coding sequence ATGGATCAAATAGACTTAAGTGGCAAAGTGGCGATAATAACTGGCGCAAGTTCTGGGATAGGAGCAGAAACGGCATTTGTATTTGCAAGATTCGGAGCTAAACTAGCTCTAGTTGGCCGAGATGAAGTGAGACTCTTGGAGACAGTCACCAAATGTTTAGCAATAAACGACGTCGTACCATTGTGGATACCACTAGATCTAGCCCATGAAGGAGTCTGTGAAACAGTGGTACAAAGAACAATAGAGACGTATGGAAGATTAGACGTACTAGTCAACTGCGCAGGAAAAGTGGCAATATCATACCTCAGCGACAAGTCAATGAAAGTATTCGACGATCTGATGAACGTGAATTTCCGAGTACCATATCACTTGTCCCAGTTATCGTTGCCGCATTTAATAAAGACGAAAGGGAACATAATAAACATAGGATCTTCGATGTCGAAGCGGACCCAGAAAGGGATGTTGGGATACACGGTAGCGAAAGCAGCTTTGCAAATGTTCTCAAGACAAGCTGCGTTTGAGCTCGCTCCATTAGGAGTGAGGATAAACTCAATAAGCCCGGGGCCTACAAATACGAATATTGTGGCTAACCTTATCGTTCACAATCCACAGTTAATGGATGAGATAAATAGTGTTGTAAAAGAATCTTCATCATACGGGAAATATTTGGATCCAAAGGAGATAGCTCTGTTGATATGTTTGACAGCAAGTGATGTGTTTCCCAGTTTAAACGGTTCGGACATACTGTTTGATGGTGCTGCCTCTATGGCGTGA